In Natronomonas halophila, one DNA window encodes the following:
- the infB gene encoding translation initiation factor IF-2: MSDADTTDAGDSEALRTPIVAVLGHVDHGKTSLLDKVRGSAVTAGESGAITQHIGATAVPLDTISEIAGALVDPDDFDLPGLLFIDTPGHHSFSTLRSRGGALADIAILVVDVNDGFQPQTWEALDILKRTQTPFIVAANKIDTIPGWNPNPDMPVQQTLEKQSERAESRLNEQLYEIIGQLSDEDFSADMYWRVQNFRKNIGVVPVSAETGEGVPDLLTVMMGLSQRYLKEEMSVDVGGPGVGTVLEVKEERGFGATVDIVLYDGTIRTDDTIVVGGQNEPIVTEVRALLQPQPLAEIRTEKQFEQVDEVKAAAGVKIAAPDLADAMAGAPVRVVRDRPVEDVIEEVQAELAEIDVVTEEEGVVVKADTLGSLEAIASTLKEDEIPIVRAEVGDVAPRDVAVASTADEDKHKAILGFNVDMLEDAEREAEESDVKLFTDDVIYQLIEEYEDHVETIERAQQEQVLDKIQRPCRFRILDDHTFRQSNPAVVGVEVMSGTLKRNSRVVKWDGNEPERVGQLKSLQDAGDDVDEARAGEQVAASIDGPTVGRQIEEGDELWTEIPEKHAKILEQELSDEIPSDELEALRMYLDKHRKRDPFWGK, from the coding sequence ATGTCTGACGCTGACACCACCGACGCCGGGGATTCGGAGGCGCTGCGGACGCCAATCGTCGCCGTACTCGGCCACGTCGACCACGGCAAGACGAGCCTGCTCGACAAGGTGCGCGGCTCCGCCGTCACCGCCGGCGAGTCGGGCGCGATTACCCAGCACATCGGGGCGACGGCCGTCCCGCTGGATACGATATCGGAGATTGCGGGCGCGCTGGTCGACCCCGACGACTTCGACCTGCCGGGTCTGCTGTTCATCGACACGCCCGGCCACCACTCGTTCTCGACGCTCCGCTCCCGCGGCGGCGCGCTCGCCGACATCGCCATCCTCGTCGTCGACGTCAACGACGGCTTCCAGCCCCAGACGTGGGAGGCGCTGGACATCCTCAAGCGGACGCAGACGCCGTTCATCGTCGCCGCGAACAAGATCGACACCATCCCCGGCTGGAACCCCAACCCCGACATGCCGGTCCAGCAGACGCTGGAAAAACAGAGCGAACGGGCCGAAAGCCGCCTGAACGAGCAGCTCTACGAGATTATCGGCCAACTCTCGGACGAGGACTTCTCGGCGGACATGTACTGGCGGGTCCAGAACTTCCGGAAGAACATCGGCGTCGTCCCCGTCTCCGCCGAGACGGGCGAGGGCGTCCCGGACCTACTGACGGTCATGATGGGCCTCTCCCAGCGCTATCTCAAGGAGGAGATGTCCGTCGACGTCGGCGGCCCCGGCGTCGGGACCGTCCTCGAAGTCAAGGAGGAACGCGGCTTCGGCGCGACTGTCGACATCGTCCTCTATGACGGCACCATCCGCACCGACGACACCATCGTCGTCGGCGGACAGAACGAACCCATCGTCACCGAAGTGCGCGCGCTCCTCCAACCGCAGCCACTGGCCGAAATCCGGACGGAAAAGCAGTTCGAGCAGGTCGACGAGGTCAAGGCGGCCGCGGGTGTGAAAATCGCCGCACCGGACCTCGCGGACGCGATGGCGGGCGCGCCCGTCCGCGTCGTCCGTGACCGGCCCGTCGAGGACGTCATCGAGGAGGTCCAGGCCGAACTCGCCGAAATCGACGTCGTCACCGAAGAGGAGGGCGTCGTCGTCAAGGCCGACACGCTCGGGTCGCTGGAGGCAATCGCTTCGACGCTGAAGGAAGACGAAATCCCCATCGTCCGCGCCGAAGTCGGCGACGTGGCGCCGCGGGACGTCGCCGTCGCCTCGACTGCCGACGAGGACAAACACAAGGCCATCCTCGGGTTCAACGTCGACATGCTGGAGGACGCCGAACGCGAAGCCGAGGAAAGCGACGTCAAACTGTTCACCGACGACGTCATCTACCAGCTCATCGAGGAGTACGAGGACCACGTCGAGACCATCGAACGCGCCCAGCAAGAGCAGGTCCTCGACAAGATTCAGCGGCCCTGCCGGTTCCGTATCCTCGACGACCACACCTTCCGCCAGTCCAACCCCGCCGTCGTCGGCGTCGAGGTCATGTCGGGCACCCTGAAACGCAACTCGCGGGTCGTCAAGTGGGACGGCAACGAACCCGAACGCGTCGGCCAACTCAAATCCCTTCAGGACGCCGGCGATGACGTCGACGAGGCCCGGGCGGGCGAGCAGGTCGCGGCCTCCATCGACGGCCCGACGGTCGGCCGTCAAATCGAGGAAGGCGACGAACTCTGGACCGAGATTCCCGAAAAGCACGCGAAAATCCTCGAACAGGAACTCTCCGACGAGATTCCCTCGGACGAACTTGAGGCGCTGCGGATGTACCTCGACAAACACCGGAAACGGGACCCCTTCTGGGGCAAGTGA
- a CDS encoding cupin domain-containing protein has product MERVGLSDRESVEAVEKVHLTQLATGEKTSIQAFEIEPGANVPEHDHHHEQTGFVYEGELTFIGPDGEETVVGPGESFTIPGDEPHAAENRGETVVRGVDIFAPPRPNPDWAE; this is encoded by the coding sequence ATGGAACGCGTCGGACTCTCGGACCGCGAATCGGTCGAAGCAGTCGAAAAGGTACACCTCACGCAGTTGGCGACCGGCGAGAAGACGAGCATTCAGGCCTTCGAAATCGAACCGGGCGCGAACGTCCCGGAACACGACCACCACCACGAACAGACGGGGTTCGTCTACGAGGGCGAGTTGACGTTCATCGGCCCCGACGGCGAGGAGACGGTCGTCGGACCGGGAGAATCCTTTACGATTCCCGGCGACGAACCCCACGCCGCCGAAAACCGCGGCGAGACGGTCGTCCGTGGGGTCGATATCTTCGCGCCGCCGCGGCCGAACCCCGACTGGGCCGAATAA
- a CDS encoding DNA double-strand break repair nuclease NurA: MTLDPVHFDGIAQLAGRISQRVDATDHDSFAETVFEEFLDPLMQDGRRVIEPLDEVQRRRVDTEDAALQEAPFSTQHGLDSGTINPTTFTNGLVLDVAQAAMASVPSDLELHRARSVVTTVHSNDATVDCGEDDWTMFDRGYSRGRIIQAPRVNRYEEAVVHALSLYLAEAKHAQMQSAVVDDLLILDGPIYPKGLLVWSDRHPELADLLVEEKLPRRVVAAYIDLVEEFAERGVPLIGFVKNSGSKAIIQAVREAERAPWVDDSAFFTRVLERTDDDGETVTGDLTYTNWFVSRGGVDQPMSTDGDALGIDRERDVEDYEVTFFCVFDPRKEQLYRIEAPAVFTRDEELREALTMQVLRDVAHEKGPPMAVAKADELARISREEKAALGRAIEEQLDAERDRSYDEERWGLVT, from the coding sequence ATGACGCTTGACCCGGTCCACTTCGACGGCATCGCGCAGTTGGCGGGCCGCATCAGCCAGCGCGTCGATGCCACGGACCACGACTCCTTCGCGGAGACGGTCTTCGAGGAGTTCCTCGACCCCCTCATGCAGGACGGCCGGCGGGTCATCGAACCGCTCGACGAGGTCCAGCGGCGGCGGGTCGACACCGAGGACGCCGCCCTACAGGAAGCGCCGTTTTCGACCCAGCATGGCCTCGATTCGGGGACCATCAACCCGACGACGTTCACGAACGGCCTCGTGCTCGACGTCGCGCAGGCGGCGATGGCGTCGGTTCCCTCGGACCTCGAACTCCACCGGGCGCGGTCGGTGGTGACGACGGTCCACTCCAACGACGCGACGGTCGACTGCGGCGAGGACGACTGGACGATGTTCGACCGCGGCTACTCCCGGGGGCGCATCATTCAGGCCCCGCGAGTGAACCGCTACGAGGAGGCGGTCGTCCACGCGCTGTCGCTGTATCTCGCCGAGGCCAAACACGCCCAGATGCAGTCGGCGGTGGTCGACGACCTCCTGATTCTGGACGGTCCCATCTACCCCAAGGGCCTGCTCGTCTGGAGCGACCGCCACCCCGAACTGGCGGATTTGCTGGTCGAGGAGAAACTCCCGAGACGGGTCGTCGCGGCCTATATCGACCTCGTCGAGGAGTTTGCCGAGCGCGGCGTCCCGCTCATCGGCTTCGTCAAGAACAGCGGCTCGAAGGCGATTATTCAGGCGGTTCGGGAGGCCGAGCGCGCGCCGTGGGTCGACGATTCGGCCTTCTTCACGCGCGTGCTGGAGCGGACCGACGACGACGGCGAGACGGTGACCGGCGACCTCACCTATACCAACTGGTTCGTCTCCCGGGGCGGCGTCGACCAGCCGATGTCGACCGACGGCGACGCGTTGGGAATCGACCGCGAGCGGGACGTCGAGGACTACGAGGTGACGTTCTTCTGTGTTTTCGACCCGCGCAAGGAGCAACTCTACCGCATCGAGGCGCCCGCGGTCTTCACCCGCGACGAGGAGTTACGGGAGGCGCTGACGATGCAGGTGCTCCGGGACGTCGCCCACGAGAAGGGCCCGCCGATGGCCGTGGCTAAAGCCGACGAACTGGCGCGAATCAGTCGCGAGGAGAAAGCCGCACTGGGGCGGGCCATCGAGGAGCAACTCGACGCCGAGCGCGACCGCAGTTACGACGAGGAGCGGTGGGGACTGGTCACGTAG
- a CDS encoding DUF5817 domain-containing protein codes for MYSVVGCKECHALWVVEGRPETTNCPRCEKRHKFAKLKAFAETETSDAAARVRSSMLAKRADDGEFVDPAEIDLDGVGISDEEFLTASGLDTDEVAAAGERAEGGGGGSRSRKQIVRDALEELDEPTTEDVVAYAEEAGVPESYVERALEKLKRAGEVTESGGVYRPL; via the coding sequence ATGTATTCGGTCGTCGGTTGCAAGGAGTGCCACGCGCTGTGGGTCGTCGAGGGGCGCCCGGAGACGACGAACTGTCCCCGCTGTGAGAAGCGCCACAAGTTCGCGAAACTGAAGGCCTTCGCCGAGACCGAGACCTCCGATGCCGCCGCCCGCGTCCGCAGTTCGATGCTCGCCAAGCGCGCCGACGACGGGGAGTTCGTCGACCCCGCCGAAATCGACCTCGACGGCGTCGGCATCAGCGACGAGGAGTTCCTGACCGCCTCCGGACTGGATACCGACGAGGTCGCTGCAGCCGGCGAACGCGCGGAGGGCGGAGGTGGCGGCTCCCGGAGCCGCAAGCAAATCGTCCGCGACGCCCTCGAAGAACTCGATGAGCCGACGACCGAGGACGTGGTCGCCTACGCCGAAGAGGCGGGCGTCCCGGAATCCTATGTCGAACGCGCCCTCGAAAAACTCAAGCGGGCCGGCGAGGTGACCGAATCCGGCGGCGTCTACCGACCGCTCTGA